In a genomic window of Bombina bombina isolate aBomBom1 chromosome 10, aBomBom1.pri, whole genome shotgun sequence:
- the LOC128640743 gene encoding putative uncharacterized protein FLJ45035, with amino-acid sequence MSSVIASYMRLSPVSGSYMRMSPGIHSYMRMLPVIRSYMRMSPVIGSYIRMSLVIASYMRMSPVIGSYIRMSLVIASYMRLSPVTGSYMWMFSVIHSYMRMFPVIGSYMRMLPVIGSYMRMSPVIRSYMRMSPLIASYVRMSLVIASYMRMSPVTGSYIRMSSVIASYMRLSPVTGSYSICACFL; translated from the coding sequence ATGTCTTCTGTGATTGCCAGCTATATGCGTTTGTCGCCTGTTTCTGGCAGCTATATGCGCATGTCTCCTGGGATTCACAGCTATATGCGTATGTTGCCTGTGATTCGCAGCTATATGCGTATGTCGCCTGTGATTGGCAGCTATATTCGCATGTCTCTTGTGATTGCCAGCTATATGCGTATGTCGCCTGTGATTGGCAGCTATATTCGCATGTCTCTTGTGATTGCCAGCTATATGCGTTTGTCGCCTGTGACTGGCAGCTATATGTGGATGTTTTCTGTGATTCACAGCTATATGCGTATGTTTCCTGTGATTGGCAGCTATATGCGTATGTTGCCTGTGATTGGCAGCTATATGCGCATGTCGCCTGTGATTCGCAGCTATATGCGTATGTCGCCTTTGATTGCCAGCTATGTTCGCATGTCTCTTGTGATTGCCAGCTATATGCGTATGTCGCCTGTGACTGGCAGCTATATTCGCATGTCTTCTGTGATTGCCAGCTATATGCGTTTGTCGCCTGTGACTGGCAGCTACAGTATATGCGCATGTTTTCTGTGA
- the LOC128640744 gene encoding putative uncharacterized protein FLJ45035 — protein MSPVTCSYMRMSPVIHSYMRMLPVTSSYMRMLPVIGSYMRMLPVIGSYMRMSPVIVSYMCMSPVIASYMRMSPATGSYIRMFPVIGSDMRRSPVIGSYMRMSPVIASYMRMFPVIAN, from the coding sequence ATGTCGCCTGTGACTTGCAGCTATATGCGCATGTCTCCTGTGATTCACAGCTATATGCGCATGTTGCCTGTGACCAGCAGCTATATGCGCATGTTGCCTGTGATTGGCAGCTATATGCGCATGTTGCCTGTGATTGGCAGCTATATGCGTATGTCGCCTGTGATTGTCAGCTATATGTGCATGTCTCCTGTAATTGCCAGCTATATGCGTATGTCGCCTGCGACTGGCAGCTATATACGTATGTTTCCTGTGATTGGCAGCGATATGCGCAGGTCACCTGTGATTGGCAGCTATATGCGTATGTCGCCTGTGATTGCCAGCTATATGCGCATGTTTCCTGTGATTGCCAACTAA